One genomic window of Salmo salar chromosome ssa12, Ssal_v3.1, whole genome shotgun sequence includes the following:
- the LOC106566048 gene encoding CTTNBP2 N-terminal-like protein, which produces MNMESLSKPELLMLFSVLEGELEARDLVIEALRAQHRDTYVEERYGKYNLSDPFLALQRDSDALGGQSSGFHQAAACSSPLAVLKLVVTHCRKMQEKMLAQLAAAESRHRKAIADLEEERRRHAEDTAEGDDVTCILEKERERLLQQLEFERGQLCRLEKEQKKVLEQLEEERVQHKQLSSALAKECKWASQRALEEGHRLAEAGRRLEKEQGEVLALRAELQEERRRALQMEARVEEQLAEFDTEREQLRSRLKKEEAQCCQLQEQVEALKRELQEESGAEEERREYPVDTSGGSPPPPPHPSQAERDETEEPKVNGHHDCPREEQVPALPDRLGQDNCSENSSSVQGSPALLTKILSPCRTGPSSVTSSPCSSPQLATSPSYQSSYQVGINHRFHAARHKFQGHTDPEQQQQQQQQGGGGGGSLPHSPRDLSPTPSPSPEPVSVPVHSPAKQLARSTVTQVLSRFTVQQGAKPPPPNSSPFGTDYRNLALAPSSPVIPRASGAALPLGVRSPTIPRAERGNPPPIPPKKPGLAQSPASPIPGTRANHFPELSGSCGLTSSQENVKELDMVVSSTS; this is translated from the exons GCCCAGCACAGAGACACCTACGTGGAAGAGCGGTATGGGAAGTACAACCTGAGCGACCCGTTCCTGGCTCTGCAGAGGGACAGCGATGCCTTGGGAGGGCAGAGCTCTGGGTTCCACCAGGCTGCAGCATGCTCCAGCCCCCTGGCTGTACTCAAGCTGGTGGTCACCCACTGCAGGAAGATGCAGGAGAAGATGCTGGCCCAACTAGCTGCAGCTGAGAGCAGGCACAGGAAG GCCATTGCAGATcttgaggaagagaggagaaggcaTGCAGAGGACACAGCCGAGGGCGATGATGTCACTTGCATCCTGGAAAAGGAGAGGGAACGCCTGTTGCAACAG CTGGAGTTTGAGCGAGGCCAGTTGTGTCGTCTGGAGAAGGAACAGAAGaaggtcctggagcagctggagGAGGAGCGGGTGCAGCACAAGCAGCTCTCCTCTGCCCTGGCCAAGGAGTGCAAGTGGGCCAGCCAGCGGGCACTGGAGGAGGGCCACCGCCTGGCTGAGGCAGGCCGTAGGCTGGAGAAGGAGCAGGGGGAAGTCCTTGCCCTGAGGGCTGagctgcaggaggagaggaggagggccctGCAGATGGAGGCCAGGGTGGAGGAGCAGCTGGCTGAGTTCGATACGGAGAGGGAGCAGCTCCGCTCCCGGCTCAAGAAAGAGGAGGCCCAGTGCTGCCAGCTGCAGGAGCAGGTGGAGGCCCTGAAGAGAGAGCTGCAGGAAGAGAGCGgagctgaggaggagaggagagaatatcCTGTGGACACCAGTGGAgggtcaccaccaccacctccacaccCCAGCCAGGCAGAACGGGACGAGACTGAGGAACCTAAAGTCAACGGGCACCATGACTGCCCCAGGGAGGAGCAGGTGCCAGCCCTTCCAGACAGATTGGGCCAGGACAACTGCAGTGAGAACAGCAGCTCTGTCCAGGGGTCCCCTGCCCTCCTGACCAAAATTCTATCCCCCTGCAGGACGGGGCCCTCATCTGTCAcctcctccccctgctcctctcctcagctGGCCACCAGCCCCAGCTACCAGTCCTCCTACCAGGTAGGCATCAACCATCGCTTCCATGCTGCTCGCCACAAGTTTCAGGGCCACACTGACCcagagcagcaacagcagcagcagcagcagggtggaggagggggtggtaGCCTGCCTCACTCCCCCAGAGACCTGTCCCCAACCCCCAGCCCATCCCctgagcctgtctctgtccctgtccacaGCCCGGCCAAGCAGCTGGCCCGCAGCACCGTCACCCAGGTCCTGTCCCGCTTTACAGTCCAGCAGGGGGCCAAACCTCCACCACCCAACAGCTCTCCCTTTGGCACTGACTACCGTAACCTGGCCCTGGCCCCCTCCTCCCCAGTCATCCCCAGGGCCTCTGGTGCTGCTCTGCCTCTGGGGGTCCGCTCACCTACCATCCCCCGAGCAGAGAGGGGCAACCCGCCCCCCATCCCCCCTAAGAAGCCTGGCCTGGCCCAGTCTCCAGCGTCGCCCATCCCTGGTACCAGAGCCAACCACTTCCCTGAGCTGTCAGGAAGCTGTGGCCTCACCAGCAGCCAGGAGAATGTTAAAGAGCTGGATATGGTGGTGTCCTCCACCAGCTAG